AGTTTGATGGATGGACTTAAATTTTCTACAAACGAAGATTACAGGTTCTGTTAATTGGACTATAAACTTGGTTTTGTTAACAATTTCTTAGATGAGATGCAAATCCCTGtgatcttttttcttctctttacgAAATTGACTATATATGAAAGGGACATCTTTACTTTCAATCTGTCCCGTGACCAGGGTACACGCACTTTAGGTCTTAACCACATGAAGAACCAGCAGGCTCTCCTTTTTGATTAATTTATCATGAGATTTAGAATGGAAGTAAACTAAGTGATCAAAAACTGCTGTAAACTTCAACTTAATTTCCATCCGGAGCTAATTTTCTTGTTAACTCTTTCATTTCAAtggaaaacaagaagatgaagaagaacacaaCAGATGAGCAATCCATGCTCCTTTGTTGTAAGCTCTACATATCTGAATCAAGAAACCTGGCCGCCCTCGACTCAATCGAACGAGCAGCAGCACTGCACCGGGAGACTGTGATAATGGACAAATTTGAAGATCGTGCATATAACCGTGTTCGGTATACTCTTGTGTCCTATGTGATTCATGACACTACTACAGACAGTCCAATCTACAGCCCGCTGCAACAAACTGTCCTTGCTATGGTTGAGGCTGCCTACCAAGCCATAAACCTAGAACAGCACTCAGGAGCACACCCTCGGCTTGGTGTTGTTGACCATATCTGTTTTCATCCCCTTGGCCGAGAAAAGTTGGAAGAAGCAGCTTGGCTTGCTAAATTGGTAGCAGGAGATATAGGCAACCAGCTCCAAGGTATTACCCTTTATATCAGTTGTAATATGACTAGAAGTTGATTATCTTTATTTTGACTTAATCACGACGTTAGGGGTATGAAACAGTTAACCAGAGTTATCAAGTGGCCAAATAATTTGATTCATATGaatttctttattttggtctgaATCGTATGAGAAGTTATCAGTCCTGCAACTCATGTTTTTTAATTTTGATGAACGTAGTCCTGCATTTCCATGAAAAGTTATTTAATTTGAAATGCAGACCATTGTTTTGATTCTGATAACTTTTGTAGTTACCAAGGCTTTGATATATGCATTGTAGTGCCAGTATTTCTCTATGAAGCAGCACACCCAACAGGCAAAGCCCTCGACGCCATCCGACGTGTTCTAGGGTATTTCCGCCCAAATTACATGGGTAGCCAGTGGGCAGGATGGGCATTGCCAGAAGTTCTCAACGAGAATCCTGATGAGGGTCCAACCCAAGTACCTCGAGCTAGAGGTATTGTAGTAATTGGTGCAAGTCCTTGGGTTCGAACATTCAATGTACCCGTCATGTCTACCAATGTATCGATCACAAGAAGAATCGCTCGAAAGGTGAGTGCTCGAGGTGGTGGGCTTCCTACTGTCCAGGCTATGGGTCTTGTTCATGGTGAGGATTCAACTGAAATAGCATGCAACCTCTTGGAGCCAAACAGGGTCGGAGCTGATCGTGTGCAGCACCAAATTGGTCTTCTTGCAGCTGAGGAAGGATTGGATGTTGAGGAGGGCTATTTTACTGATTATTCACCAGAAATGATtcttgagaagtataagaaattAGTATCTACAAATCAATAATTAAGAATAAAACTCAAAGGACTTAACCTCAAACTCCGTAACCATCCCTGAATACTATGTAAATTGTTAAAATAAAGAAAGAGTGTCATGTTTGTGCACATCATATATCCTAGTGTTTTTATAAGGATGGAGTGTAATATCTGTTGCACGCTTCCAACGCACCCCACATTCGAGATTGTGAAAACTACTATAACCTcctagaagccccacaaaatggatccttcactatcagttccatttttttttcacattttgatatttctaggcccaaaattTTAGAATTGGGAGCTTgttaataaaaaatttatttcaTAATACCAAGACTGCCCTTTAATATATATAGTTAATAAAACTAGGTTtcggtttcattttctttttcactttctctctctctttctctctctcattttctttttctctctctcagACGAACAAACAGGCCGAGAAcacgatttctaatcgaaatttcAGTGATAAATGATTTCATAACTTAGATCTAAGCTTTACAAACAAAGATGATTATCTAAACATAAATTCGAAATCAACATCAGTTGTTTTTCGGAGATTCAATGAAAAtcaatggataatcattatcagCGGGAACTGAATATGAAGATTCTCCTAGAAAATCAAATCGAACAGGTAAAATCTCAATTCAATCGGTTGATTTAATTCTTAGATTTcgatttttattttctgaaaaatTATTTGGGAAACTTTAATCGTCAGATTTCAGTTCAAATCGGTTACTGAAATCATAATCAGAGTGATTTCTCTGTTACTGAAATTCTAACTCTCTCTTCTCCAGATCTCGGCTCCGGCGAAATTATTCAAcgatttttcatctttttaagCTCAGATTCGTTCATCAGCAGTGAAAGATCGAGAAGATTTCATCACCGGaaatcatcagacttgtttcatGATCGAGGAGATCTGTTTTGAATGAGTTCTTTGTTTGTGTTAAAGAAGATCGAGAAAATCACCAGCAGTGAAATATCGAGAAGACTTCATCaccggaaatgatgaacatgtaAATGTATTATGTTGCAATCATTTTAATTCattcttttctagggttttctttcttctctataGATTACATCTCAGAGttccaacatttttttttgtttttattgatttATAGATTAATTATTCGATTAACAACTTAATCTACCGATCAATTTGATCTAGTCATTTAATCTGGATTTCTCAGTTGATTCAAAGACATCTCATGTATTTGATTGAATTGTTCTTGTTTGAAATcgatttgatttatttttcataTGCTCTTTTAGATCTggaaaaacgataataaatttgttattagaagaagaagatgtgttcGAAGCgatgaaaaaattatttttactctgcatttttgaattttttatgtAATTATTTAGAGCAATTTTATCTcaatttcgttttttttttgtcaaaactgTAGAAGAGAGGAAGAAATGGCTTTCTGCAGGGTTTGTTGGTGTGGCCGTGTGCAGAAGATACATAAATGGAGTTGGTGGTTCAGGTGGTGCTCAGTTGGTCTTGTAGGTGATTGCAGAAGGCTGGTGCTGGTTGTTTACAGCTGCATTTACAGGGATTGCAAATTTTAGATGAATATTTAGGCTTGAGTGAATGAATGGAAGAGTTGAGCTGCAACTGCAGTTGAGGTGAAGCTAAAATGATTGTCGTGTCTAGCTAATGGCTTGTGGTACTGGTGGTATGGAGGCAAGAATGGAGGTATATGCTGCAGCTGAAATGGCTTGAATGAATTATCTGAAGTAGATGTTGGTTGCAGCTAGAGTTGGAGCTGAAATGGCTTGATTAAATTACCTGAAGTAGATGTTTGACTGAATTATCTTCTGCAAAACTATTGTATTCAGTCACTCACAAACAGTGGTTGTATGTTGAAATTATCAAACTGTTTTGTGCCAACCAACTGGAGGTAAAGGTAGACTTACTGAGGCAAGCTCTCTTTTAAACTCCTTATGTTTACATCACTATTTGTTTAAAACTTTCCATAGAGTTTTAGGAAAAGTCATGAACCTTTTGTTGGTAGGAAACCCACCTTTTGATGAAATTGTGTTGCAATCaacatgtgtatctactagttacacatgcaaaaaagCATGTGTATTTTTTAGTTACAAATGCATTATGATGTGTAATTTCTGGTTACACTTTCATTTTGGATGTGTAATTgatgattacacatgcatttaaGTATGGGTATCTTCTGATTACACTTCCTTAAATGATTCTGCTCTAGTCGCCGATAATTGCCGATTACACATGCATTTAAGTATGTGTATCTGTTGATTACTGTAGCGCCCCAAAAGCTAGCAGTTggctaatccaagagattaactgaataaagaggcactaaggatctaaatcattgttttggggtaaaaactgattctgctgtttttggtaaatttggggtgtgttgaatgagaaacgaattcaaaccctaaacaaatgcattgcacgtgagacttttagattcgagagatcaatctgtaagactctgtcctaaatcaagaaatggtcgttccagattcaattcagtcacaaggtgaaggaaaaGCGTTGATCTTAGagaaggaagcgaagaaggtgtttgagatcagaatgttgaattatgaaggtgtggctgttttatgacttgtatcagaatatggtttctggatacctgtgttgataacacttgttgttctttttgaagtaggttgaaaacctatttatacaattcattgagcgcaccctgatctcataggaagtggaggaagttaagtagtggagaagtggagttgtgcggaaagtggtgatcatcgtgtttccgttatgagggaagactggtcacactttcacccactactctcattactgttaaccgtccgttctttcctgacactttctcgtaatggcgcgttgcacgctgcacgctgtaaggcgccagaccaatacccagtgagcatcccccagtttgtgacatgtttgatgtctcgagtgaatgggtcaagtcatgagactcgcgataaaatcagcacatagtgcttttaggttaaataataagttatttgtgaaatcaatatatgcataacatCACTTATAATCAATGTATATGAAGCATCACTTTCAAACAAGCAActgaaaaataatcgatgtgcaggaaACATCGTTGCttagagctcgattgaatcagtcgcgaattgagcgtcttaaaaaagtagcacgaccggacacctttgggtaatcgtttgaggaccctatgggcgagctatcacttggtcgatcgctccacGTGGATGAGGGGTGGTCGGTGACCACAATGCTATCctgttggttttctgaaaataaatctacactatccaactaggctagcgaagttggagggacgagatgatttgcgacagttatatattgtcgttgatgtaatttagggtttaggggtcgCGCGTCCAACCCTCTTTTGGGCGACCGATTCAAGGCACTGAATGTTAGTTCGAACAGGTCGATCGATCATGTGCAAAGGTGGGTTGCCGATGATCATACCGATGCCTTCGGGGCCGTCTGAAATTGGATCTAAGCCATTCGATCTGGCcggcaaagatggatggttgtgatcgatttgcgacagtagcgtGTTGCCGCAAAGCAATTTTAAGGTTTTCAAACAgagcgttcaccctactttgggcaagTGATTTGATGCGCTCtggtcttgctatgagcaagtcgatcgaccgagGGTGGAGTTGGGTCAACGGTGAACACGTTAGCGCTTCTTTAATCATTCGaaggaagatctaagccgtccaattaggctagctaagttggacggtcatgatgtttctgagaccgttttggcatgtcttagctcgtttgagctctcttTTTCAAcatcgcgatcacccatgttagggttAGCGTTCGATAGCGTTGCGAGTGTGCTAGATGGAATCTGATAGGTCGGagtattagtgggcccgccggtggtcatcatgatgatcgcttagttccgctaggagtaggctaggcctattgaattgcgtggccaaattgtgtggtcgtgatcgtttcttaaGAATGATAaagacagtctagattttctttaaggaattaaaacgcgttcgatcgcgctaaattttaattaaaaagtgtgttaacacgctgatctctttgtcagagggtggtgtagcctatgtgagtgttttcatgcaggtcttaatactgacacttcgggagatttatgctactccgctgcgagtgaacattaatcgtcatgtcatgcccaTATTGAGTGTgcagctgagaacatagcataggaaaacactaggcaggtcATGCATTAGTGCATAATGCAATAGGTTAAAGTTTACAGAATATCAGGGGTTGTTGCTTCaggcaccattctgaataaacttcataaatatgttgaatttctcaatacatatgtaagtaaagaggtctggacactcattacttttaaatgtcctttattcctttgcaggatgacaacgcattaaatacagggttttacaattttgaccctgattctaaaaaccaccatctacattaagtcccctgcttaacaaGTAATAGTGActctattgcggggtaagcactagattaTGACAATCAAGCAATAAAATGATCAAGTTAAAGTAAATAAATATTACCAGGAAGTGACCGTTTCCCTGAATTTGGAACAACGACTGCCTTGAATCCTCCAGATATGTCGGTTATGTCATGCCAAGACCTGGAGCTGGGATGAATGCATTCTTTCTTTGACCATCCAACGGTTTTTTCCTGgttcttaattagggtttcaacaagaaACATGACTTGTTTGGTGTTGAATCCTCGTTTATCGGATAAATCTTGTTGCAGTCATACAATCCTCTTTTAGGGTTTCCGCCGTGCACATACATATACAGGGGAAACTGAGAAACTCTCTTCGCTTTAGAATAAGGACTCTCTTGCCGATCCCATCTGCTTTCATCATGCCAGACATAAGTGGATCATCTTCTTCGACTCAGACAGATCCTTCTACCAAACACAaattttttctgattttgaagtggtgattcttctttttattttggcgtctaatcattcttttcttttagaGCGGTCGAATCCCTGAGCATTGTGAAGATTCTCCTGTCCGAATCAttcgagtcaagaagatcataccggtatatttttcactggtgaatatgtattcGTTTGTCATGGCCAGTAGGTAATGAGATCTTTTTTTTGTAGAGGTATCCGTCTGGAACATGTGTAACAGTGGTTGACGACGACGATTTAACCACTCCTCTCCCTTCAAGCTCAAACATGCCTACTGCTGACCTGGAAGACGCTGATTTGGGT
This is a stretch of genomic DNA from Papaver somniferum cultivar HN1 chromosome 1, ASM357369v1, whole genome shotgun sequence. It encodes these proteins:
- the LOC113305829 gene encoding uncharacterized protein LOC113305829 isoform X2, which gives rise to MDFNPSTNKMKKNTTDEQSMLLCCKLYISESRNLAALDSIERAAALHRETVIMDKFEDRAYNRVRYTLVSYVIHDTTTDSPIYSPLQQTVLAMVEAAYQAINLEQHSGAHPRLGVVDHICFHPLGREKLEEAAWLAKLVAGDIGNQLQVPVFLYEAAHPTGKALDAIRRVLGYFRPNYMGSQWAGWALPEVLNENPDEGPTQVPRARGIVVIGASPWVRTFNVPVMSTNVSITRRIARKVSARGGGLPTVQAMGLVHGEDSTEIACNLLEPNRVGADRVQHQIGLLAAEEGLDVEEGYFTDYSPEMILEKYKKLVSTNQ
- the LOC113305829 gene encoding uncharacterized protein LOC113305829 isoform X1, whose product is MDFNPSTNKKMKKNTTDEQSMLLCCKLYISESRNLAALDSIERAAALHRETVIMDKFEDRAYNRVRYTLVSYVIHDTTTDSPIYSPLQQTVLAMVEAAYQAINLEQHSGAHPRLGVVDHICFHPLGREKLEEAAWLAKLVAGDIGNQLQVPVFLYEAAHPTGKALDAIRRVLGYFRPNYMGSQWAGWALPEVLNENPDEGPTQVPRARGIVVIGASPWVRTFNVPVMSTNVSITRRIARKVSARGGGLPTVQAMGLVHGEDSTEIACNLLEPNRVGADRVQHQIGLLAAEEGLDVEEGYFTDYSPEMILEKYKKLVSTNQ